In Kineococcus rhizosphaerae, a single window of DNA contains:
- a CDS encoding polysaccharide deacetylase family protein, with translation MAKEIFVAFGTDVDAVGGWLGSYGGADSPDDISRGIFAGEVGVPRLLELFRRYDLTQTWFWPGHSVETFPEQFDACVAAGHEIGVHGYSHENPIAMSREQEETVLDHCIDLISARTGNRPTGYVAPWWEFSTVTNEILLDRGIRYDHSLMHRDFTPYYVRVGDSWTPIDYDKPAGDWMKPLVRGTETDLVEIPANWYLDDLPPMMFIKSSPNSHGFVNPRDIEQMWRDQFDWVYRENDYAVFTMTIHPDVSGRPQVLMALERLIEHISGHAGVTWTTFDAIATDFTSRFPRTDVTA, from the coding sequence ATGGCCAAGGAGATCTTCGTCGCCTTCGGCACGGACGTCGACGCCGTCGGCGGCTGGCTGGGCTCCTACGGCGGGGCCGACTCCCCCGACGACATCTCCCGCGGGATCTTCGCCGGCGAGGTCGGCGTCCCCCGGCTCCTGGAACTCTTCCGCCGCTACGACCTGACCCAGACGTGGTTCTGGCCCGGGCACTCGGTGGAGACGTTCCCCGAGCAGTTCGACGCGTGCGTCGCCGCCGGTCACGAGATCGGGGTCCACGGCTACAGCCACGAGAACCCCATCGCGATGTCCCGCGAGCAGGAGGAGACGGTCCTCGACCACTGCATCGACCTGATCTCGGCCCGCACCGGGAACCGCCCGACCGGGTACGTCGCCCCGTGGTGGGAGTTCAGCACCGTCACCAACGAGATCCTGCTCGACCGCGGCATCCGCTACGACCACTCCCTGATGCACCGCGACTTCACGCCGTACTACGTGCGCGTCGGCGACAGCTGGACGCCCATCGACTACGACAAGCCGGCCGGCGACTGGATGAAGCCCCTCGTCCGCGGCACCGAGACCGACCTCGTCGAGATCCCCGCGAACTGGTACCTCGACGACCTGCCGCCGATGATGTTCATCAAGTCCAGCCCGAACAGCCACGGGTTCGTGAACCCCCGCGACATCGAGCAGATGTGGCGCGACCAGTTCGACTGGGTGTACCGCGAGAACGACTACGCGGTGTTCACCATGACGATCCACCCGGACGTCTCCGGCCGTCCGCAGGTCCTCATGGCCCTGGAGCGGCTCATCGAGCACATCAGCGGCCACGCCGGGGTCACCTGGACCACGTTCGACGCCATCGCCACCGACTTCACCTCCCGCTTCCCGCGCACGGACGTGACCGCGTGA
- a CDS encoding MFS transporter, producing the protein MSAPTTTKVEPWNRTITPRTLLAVSLVCFLAWVFSVYDYTLFGTLLPVIAKDFGWSDAYAAGINTWVTVGVFLVSLVVGTLLDRFGRKRALIITVIGAAISSGLTGLAAGAVSLVLIRAFSGFGASEEVVNAVYLNEVYAKAKRRGFMYSFVQSGWPVGALVAAGLTAVILPHLGWRWTFVVAMVPAVLVAIAASRLPESPAYAALKEVRRLREAGDDAAAGELARAHGLSDTDHRPSKVRDVFTPELRRHTICLALAWLFNWMAIQVFSVLGTSVLTSAKGFSFDNSLVVLVLANAVGFCGYIFHGWVGDRIGRRTTIIAGWSVGAVVTAAMLLGPDSSAWVMVTYSLSLFFLTGPYAALLFYMGESFPAQVRGMGTNVAHVMGPVGGIAGSALLTVLLSAGTGMRTAALVTGSVFMLLSGVVMLGTRGTGNRTVEVEQEAHA; encoded by the coding sequence GTGAGCGCGCCGACGACCACGAAGGTCGAACCCTGGAACCGCACGATCACCCCGCGGACGCTGCTCGCGGTCTCGCTCGTGTGCTTCCTCGCCTGGGTGTTCTCGGTCTACGACTACACCCTCTTCGGCACCCTCCTGCCGGTCATCGCGAAGGACTTCGGCTGGTCCGACGCCTACGCCGCCGGGATCAACACCTGGGTGACGGTCGGGGTGTTCCTCGTCTCCCTCGTCGTCGGCACCCTGCTCGACCGGTTCGGCCGCAAGCGCGCCCTGATCATCACGGTCATCGGCGCGGCCATCTCCTCCGGTCTGACGGGGCTGGCCGCGGGCGCCGTCTCGCTCGTCCTGATCCGGGCGTTCTCCGGGTTCGGGGCCTCCGAGGAGGTCGTCAACGCGGTCTACCTCAACGAGGTGTACGCCAAGGCCAAGCGCCGCGGGTTCATGTACAGCTTCGTGCAGTCCGGCTGGCCCGTCGGCGCCCTCGTGGCCGCCGGCCTGACCGCGGTCATCCTGCCGCACCTGGGCTGGCGCTGGACGTTCGTCGTGGCCATGGTCCCGGCCGTCCTCGTCGCGATCGCCGCCTCGCGGCTTCCGGAGTCGCCCGCGTACGCGGCGCTGAAGGAGGTCCGCCGGCTGCGCGAGGCCGGGGACGACGCGGCCGCCGGCGAGCTCGCCCGCGCCCACGGGCTGTCCGACACCGACCACCGGCCCTCGAAGGTCCGCGACGTCTTCACCCCGGAACTGCGCCGGCACACGATCTGCCTGGCGCTGGCGTGGCTGTTCAACTGGATGGCCATCCAGGTGTTCTCGGTGCTGGGCACCAGCGTCCTGACGAGCGCCAAGGGCTTCAGCTTCGACAACTCCCTCGTCGTGCTCGTCCTGGCGAACGCCGTCGGGTTCTGCGGGTACATCTTCCACGGCTGGGTCGGGGACCGGATCGGTCGCCGGACGACGATCATCGCCGGCTGGAGCGTCGGGGCCGTCGTCACCGCCGCCATGCTGCTGGGCCCGGACTCCAGCGCCTGGGTGATGGTCACCTACTCGCTGTCCCTGTTCTTCCTCACCGGCCCCTACGCCGCGCTGCTGTTCTACATGGGTGAGTCGTTCCCGGCCCAGGTCCGCGGCATGGGCACCAACGTCGCGCACGTCATGGGACCCGTGGGCGGGATCGCGGGCTCGGCCCTGCTGACGGTCCTGCTGTCCGCGGGCACGGGCATGCGGACGGCCGCGCTCGTCACCGGGTCGGTGTTCATGCTGCTGTCGGGCGTCGTGATGCTCGGGACCCGCGGCACCGGCAACCGCACCGTCGAGGTGGAGCAGGAGGCGCACGCGTGA
- a CDS encoding SDR family NAD(P)-dependent oxidoreductase: protein MSSRDDGLEGKVAVVTGGASGIGRALAVAYARAGAHSVVGFFPGDPHDVGDTVAAVEAAGGRCLPVPVDVADAASVDALAAAAHEEFGRLDIGVAAAGILRRAPLAELDDAAWDAMLSVDLTGVLRTFRACAGRMDGPGALVAVSSIAGGVYGWDDHAHYAAAKSGVLGLCRSLAVELAPRGIRVNSVIPGLIESPQSLDPVNSLGPDGLAAAGASIPRGRVGTVDEAARVIRFLTSEDSAYVTGQSLIVDGGLTVRWPS from the coding sequence GTGAGCAGCAGGGACGACGGGCTCGAGGGCAAGGTCGCGGTCGTCACCGGCGGCGCCAGCGGGATCGGGCGGGCCTTGGCCGTCGCCTACGCGCGCGCCGGGGCGCACAGCGTCGTCGGCTTCTTCCCCGGCGACCCGCACGACGTCGGCGACACGGTCGCGGCGGTCGAGGCGGCGGGCGGGCGCTGCCTGCCCGTGCCGGTCGACGTGGCCGACGCGGCCTCCGTCGACGCGCTCGCCGCCGCCGCGCACGAGGAGTTCGGCCGCCTCGACATCGGCGTGGCGGCTGCGGGGATCCTGCGCCGCGCGCCGCTGGCCGAGCTCGACGACGCCGCGTGGGACGCGATGCTCTCGGTGGACCTGACCGGGGTGCTGCGCACGTTCCGCGCGTGCGCCGGGCGGATGGACGGGCCCGGCGCCCTCGTGGCGGTGTCCTCCATCGCGGGCGGGGTCTACGGCTGGGACGACCACGCCCACTACGCGGCCGCGAAGTCCGGCGTCCTGGGGCTGTGCCGGTCGCTGGCGGTGGAACTGGCCCCCCGCGGGATCCGGGTGAACTCGGTGATCCCGGGCCTCATCGAGAGCCCGCAGTCGCTGGACCCGGTGAACTCGCTGGGACCCGACGGGCTGGCGGCGGCCGGGGCCTCCATCCCGCGGGGCCGGGTCGGGACCGTCGACGAGGCGGCCCGGGTCATCCGGTTCCTGACGAGCGAGGACTCCGCGTACGTCACCGGCCAGAGCCTGATCGTGGACGGCGGCCTCACGGTCCGCTGGCCGAGCTGA
- a CDS encoding SDR family NAD(P)-dependent oxidoreductase produces MQLQGTLHGRTALVTGAASGIGNAIARAYAAEGAAVVVLDRDAERVQAVAAQLGAAGAHAVDVTDADATKEAVDGVVAAHGRLDVLVNCAGILTEVPLVEMDVATWDRMIDVDLRSVFLMTRWAAPHMVAQRWGRVVNVASQLGLKGGESLTHYSAAKAGVIGFTKAAARELAPHGVLVNAIAPGPVNTPLVDGLSPDWKAAKQAELPLGRFGDPEEIAPTAVLLASDPGGNLYVGQTLGPNSGDVMP; encoded by the coding sequence GTGCAGTTGCAGGGGACGTTGCACGGGAGGACAGCCCTGGTCACCGGGGCGGCCAGCGGCATCGGGAACGCCATCGCCCGGGCCTACGCGGCCGAGGGTGCCGCGGTCGTCGTCCTGGACCGGGACGCCGAGCGCGTCCAGGCGGTCGCGGCGCAGCTCGGCGCGGCCGGGGCGCACGCGGTCGACGTCACCGACGCCGACGCGACGAAGGAGGCCGTCGACGGGGTCGTCGCCGCGCACGGCCGGCTGGACGTGCTGGTGAACTGCGCGGGGATCCTCACCGAGGTCCCGCTGGTGGAGATGGACGTCGCCACCTGGGACCGGATGATCGACGTGGACCTGCGCAGCGTCTTCCTCATGACCCGCTGGGCCGCACCGCACATGGTGGCCCAGCGCTGGGGACGGGTCGTCAACGTCGCCTCCCAGCTCGGTCTCAAGGGCGGCGAGTCGCTGACCCACTACAGCGCCGCGAAGGCCGGGGTCATCGGGTTCACCAAGGCCGCCGCCCGCGAACTCGCGCCCCACGGCGTCCTGGTGAACGCCATCGCCCCGGGCCCGGTGAACACCCCGCTCGTCGACGGGCTGAGCCCGGACTGGAAGGCGGCCAAGCAGGCCGAACTGCCGCTGGGGCGGTTCGGGGACCCCGAGGAGATCGCCCCGACGGCCGTGCTCCTGGCCAGCGACCCCGGCGGCAACCTCTACGTCGGCCAGACCCTCGGCCCGAACTCCGGCGACGTGATGCCCTGA